In Gemmobacter sp. 24YEA27, a genomic segment contains:
- the gatC gene encoding Asp-tRNA(Asn)/Glu-tRNA(Gln) amidotransferase subunit GatC has product MSIDIDTARKVAKLARIRVEEAALPDLARDLSGILTFMEQLNEVDVTGIEPMVSVTPMRLRRREDVVTDGNIQAQVLKNAPEAREGFFAVPKVVE; this is encoded by the coding sequence ATGTCCATCGACATTGATACCGCACGGAAAGTGGCGAAACTTGCCCGCATCCGGGTTGAGGAAGCAGCGCTTCCCGATCTTGCACGCGATCTCTCCGGCATTCTCACTTTCATGGAACAGCTGAACGAGGTCGATGTGACCGGCATCGAGCCGATGGTCTCGGTCACGCCGATGCGGCTGCGCCGGCGCGAGGATGTCGTGACCGATGGCAATATCCAGGCCCAGGTTCTGAAAAATGCCCCCGAAGCCCGTGAAGGCTTCTTTGCCGTGCCGAAGGTGGTGGAATGA